The DNA sequence ATATCCCTAACCCAAAGCAGATTTGCGCAGCGATGGGGTACCTCGCAGTCGAGGGCACTGTGAGATAGCTGATAGGTGTGTCAGTCATTACGGGGCCGCACGGACCGGATGATACGAACTccataaaaaacaaataaatcaaataagaaaaaacgaagagaaattCGCACTTCCAGAACCGGCCTCGGGTCTGTATGAGTCCGATTCCCACTGGGGGTGGTTAGGAAACTGGCCCAGGTGAGTAAGGTGACCATCGGATAGTCAATAGCAAAGGTCGAAGCCATCGGACGGAGACCTTTGCAGTGCTTTAGATATCTGAAGATAGGGCACGTGAAGAGGCCGTGCACCTCAAAAAAAGATAGGGGGCGCCTACGTTATAGGTGTGCCGGCTTCGGACATCGAGCCAAAGGATGCACCGTGGTAAACTAAAAATACCAGCTCTGTGAGGCGCTTGGGACACCGGCAGCATACAGTATGGGGAACCGGGGAAGGGAGAAAATAactgtagcggcacatgagcgTAGAAAATGTCAACGGAAAATTCGGATCTGGGAGAgactattattatattgtacatattatTGTACCTTTGAATACCAACGTTATTTTGGTTTACAAGGTCTAGAGGCAAACGAACAAGGGACAGATTTCTATTGCCGTTATTCGTAATCTTCAACCGGAGTTACGTAAGAACTTTAACTCTTAACTTATTGTGGCGACGTCCGCCGATATAATTGATTGATGAATTGAAAATGAGCGTGCTCCTGAGGACAGTTAAATTGTTATCCTTTCTGCGATCGTCATAAGAGTATTGAGCGAGCGATGATTATAACTAGCATACGGCAGCATCTCTATACTATAGCAGTATACTCTTATACTTAtacgaattttaatatattgaCTTTTACAAATTCGTCCACTCGTTTCTCTTCAAACAACTTACACATTTAATTCACCACAGAACGAAGAAGGAAGGTTCGCCGCAGGGAGGAAGAGGAGAGGAAACACCTGCCCAAGATCTGCGAGCATGGAAGTTAGCGTAGAGGATGCCATGGATGTAGAAAATTAGTTAGAAGATGCGCATCTTTCAAACTAATTTGGGACGGTCGAGGCTGGCGCAAGACGTGCTCTTCCAGACAATCCGGGATagtgtcgtgtaaaattaaggtaaaaataaggaacttgttaatttccgaaaaggagattaagttctttttattttttttactcaatttatacaattttttcggttcgcgatgatacactttcgatacttggattagttaagaatttttttattagactgactggatgattttgaagggagcatttatattcttccattcgttggagtgggagaaggttttgtttatacttagtgtaaatttcggagaacggctggagtgatcgaatgccattcaggcggctgagaacgggtggtgaccggacggtcacacgcgataaggcgttcggaatttcggtttgttatatacagttgctcgaatttcgtctgtgacaaTAGCATGGTCTCCCTGGCGATGGTGTCCAAATTATACAGGATTTTGGATGCGCCTGTACggcattacttcagcgttggGCTTACGTTCGTACCGCTCCTTCACACTTTATTGGCGATTCTCCTTATTCTTGCTTTCCTCCTCTCTTCGCTCTTCTCTCAAATCATTCTtgctaaaattatttttcttcacCAGCCTTGGAACCTTGTCCAAATGTCTTCTTTTCTCACGATGTTCACAATAAAGTTATCCGTCGTCAGTGGTGTGCCGACGTAATTTTCCATTTCGGTCTTCTCATGTATCCACCTAGGACAGTGGAACAGCACATGCTCGGCATCGTCACATTAACTATCTCAGTCCCAACAACTGGCGTGATCCTCCTTACTGACCATTTTACGATACACGTTAAATATATTGTGTCCGGTCAGGATCTGCATAGTGAAGTGCTCGATGTTCCTCCTATAGTTCTTAAACACGCCCGCGTCCGCTATCAACCACTTCGTCCAATTGTCCACTTGCCTACCATGTGCTCCTCCACTACTTTGTCCCTCTCAGGATAGACCGAGACGGCATCCGCTCTTGAACGGGTATCGTACCCGATATTTCTCGACCCGAAACTCAACTGTATAATATATTGGCATAATGTCCATAAGCACGCATAGTGCTGAGTGAGACACTGTACAGTACGGCCCGTTGGACCCCCTTCaagattttttttctttttatttatttgttgaaattacaatcaattctcgcgttgagaattttcagtaattcttctggcgtggcgcagtgacatggctgtttatttacaataagttaatacttattatagatagatataatttataatctataagtactataagtaagtgcatatgcttgatttggataattaaatgaatctaacgtttaggtctagcgggtagtgcctcttcagcctgcgaatctggtccgtcgtatcgagtagtccagtgattagggggtttcggtgtttgttgattcttttgctgtatctgttgctatattttgctatttcctctttgacggtgggtatcttgaggtcgcggtgtattgtttcattggttacataccaaggtgcgtcaattagggatcttagcgttttcgattgaaaacgttggagtatttcgatgttggagttacttgctgttccccatagttggattccgtaggtccagacaggttttattacggtcttgtagagggtaattttattctgtaaatttagtttggagcgtcggcccgtgagccaatagagtttttttagtttgtcctttagttgcttccttttatctgagatgtgtgtcttccacgttagtctcctgtccagggtcatgcccaggtatcggactgtgtccctgctaggaactgttgcattgttgatggtgacctgggggcaggtttgttttcggagcgtgaaggttacatgtgaggatttcttttcgttgactttgaagccccaattgtgaaaccacttttccatggagtcgagacttcgctggagagtggatgaggctattaccgggtctgcgtgggaagctaatagcgctgtgtcgtctgcaaatgtcgctattgttatatcgtttgatataggtaggtcggcagtgtagatggagtacagtaggggtccgaggacactaccttggggtatgccggcttctattgggaatgttgcagaagtggcgtctaggtatttaaccatgaattgtctattggttaggtatgattttaggatggagaagtaggggtggggtaggatctttttaagtttgtatagtagcccttcatactttgtcgaatgcctgttggatgtctaggaaaaccgctgagcaatattttttctcttcgagtgtttggctgatcgtatgggttaagcggtggatttgctctactgtagaatgatgttttcggaagccgaattggtgatctgggagtgttttcaagttctctaggattggaaggagtcggttcgtgagcatcttctcgaatagtttggacagggtaggtaaaagactgattgggcgataggggcaggtttcgtgtatcggtttaccgggtttagggatgagggtaatcaatgagattttccaagccttaggatagtgttccaggcgaaggatagcattaaaaatcgatgtgatgagtgctatcccttttgtgggaagttccttgattgctctattgcctattaggtcgtgtcctgctgctttcttggggtttaggcgactgattgtttctatagtctcagcagaggagaagggttcgataggaggggacatttggaagggggtgtgtaggtattcagtaacgtccgcggcggcttggggggaatggggtttgaatacttttgacaagtgttttgcaaacaggtcggctttttctatagggcttcgcgcccatccaccttgcggacggcggataggtgggattatttgtggggggcgtgtgagtttcctggaggccttccatagtgagtagttggcgtcggctgtgggcgataagctggcgaggtatttatggaagcagtcgtttttatagtttgttaaggttctggatagctttctagttgcgttgttaagtttgcgtttgtcctccggtgttctgtgggtctgccatactcttcttagtctacgtttttctgctattttttttagtatgtattgtggatattcttgtttgctgttagttggctttgtcggtgtggagaggcggattgcgtttattatgctcgtgtttaagtattccgtggctgcttctatttcttcctttgtttttagtggggtgaaggctgaggttgagtgtgtaaagacttctctgaagagctgccagttggtgtgttggttgtggatggagccattaggtgtactctcgatgattgttgaactgactgttgctatcacgggagaatgatcagaggagagatcagccgaggagttgatctggacgtgtcttgatgggatatttttagttatgaagaagtcgagaaggtcgggtattttgttggtgtcagtgggccagtatgtgggttcgtatgtggtgaggtagttgaggttgttgtttattatgctgtttaagaggtttttgcctcttgctgtaaccagtctgctgccccattggatgtgcttggcgttatagtctcctccaactatgaatctgttgcccagggtgtccaggaagttatcaaagtcttctttggcgatggagtgtctgggagggcagtatactgctgaggtggtgattgagccatgacagtcttctattgctacgtttgttgcttggaggtagtctttctggaatggtgggagttcgtagtgcttaatacttgctttgattattattccggtgccaccgtgggcctttccgctggggtgttgggtatggtagaatttgtaaccatttattttcaggtagctcttatcggtgaagtgggtttccgatacgagcattacgtcgatttgctggtgttttagaaagagttctagttcacgtttgtgttgcgctagaccgttggcgttccagagagctatgcgccttggttttattttgagtcggggcgtgctaatttttccacgatgagtgttagtagcgatagcaagtgatttatttgctccgattgtttctctattagcttttcgagccttgaggagttgtctgcgtttggtgggttggggacactgttttggggaaggttcctttggctgttcgggttattttggatgccttgtactgcttgggcataggaggttgaggtggagatgaatttggtaggactgggtgtttggttggttgagggggttggggtagtcgtgaatttcggcgggctgggtgtttggttggatacctcttttgctctgagcttagggtacctgtccgtgtatagtgttttatatgctgggcagcctttgtagttggcagggtggtccccttggcagtggatgcatttcgctgacCCCCTTCAAGATGTTCCTATTCTTTTTTACCTCTACAGCTTTGGCCCATACCGGCACCGCATAAAGCACCACCGAATCCCAGATCCCATAATAGAGTCTCCTCTCGGAGCCGGTCGGACCGTTGACATTGAGCGCAACAATCTTAGTGCTCCCATTAGGGCATCGATCTACCCACATCTTCTTCAAGTGAGTTCCGAACCTTCGGCTGCAATCCATCTATACCCCAAGGTATCTAACTATCgagatatgtgtaattttatgTACTAGACTAGATTagccgcgtagtagtgacacacgtATATGAGTAGGAATGTGTGGAAGTACGTGAGTGCACAGCATCTCGTAAAATAGATGAATGCAATTGTTCCGTTAGTAGTGTGGTATAGAAGATGACGAGACAAAgagagtgctgagacgcgtgtaAATGTATAATCGACGAAGATCCTGTAAatcacatattaaataaatctgaaactattttgatataaattctaagtgtaatctaagtgtcctttacttttatttctgtgATTAacatccacaattctcaacatgGTAGCAAAAGTTCGTGGTTGCTGAGATTTATGGTTAGGGAACTACATGTAACCGGGagtgaatttttttattttgttgtgtacgaaaattaaaaaaaaccccgataaatgtaaaaataggAGATTGTGTAATAAACAAGATGAGgataaaaattacaatgtCTAACGTATTTTATGTGGAAGAAATGGACAAAGACTTGATTAGCTATGcacgaatttttttttttttatttgttgaaattacaaccaattctcgcgttgagaattttcagtaatttttctagcgtggcgcagtgacatggctgattatttataataagttaatacttattatagataagtataatttataagtaagtattataagtaagtgaatatgcttaatttagataactaaatgaatctagctgttacgacgcctaaaacatctgcacgccagcccgcgcgaccggacaacaaccgacctgcgtaacggcacttcgaccctcaataaacctaaggacccaccataactttcacttccctgcattgtttcgccatatgtcttcaatccgattgtcttgaagaattgctaAAGCCtaaaaatatgctcgaaacacagtcggttttagaggtgtccttgggtgtattagtcgcctttaaaacacggagaaagcgggtatgcacccattaggaaaatccgaatagccctgtaataaaacaggctaggtttttctcacacacacagtcatttacgcaccacgatggtagaagactccctactcatcccttcgagcagtagtgcaggtcatgcccaatcgacaccgcggttcgttaccctaacttttcctaacgaaagtgggaacaacgaatccgcgttctttaggcacaggggcacacccacaccgaacttttcttccgtattaaacaaaagagcgacaaacagtctaccaactaacgcctaacgcggcagacTAAACATatcgcgagagtcgcatacttcacgcacatcttttgtcggttctcggtggtagaacatacatcttctctcctaaacATATCATAGTGCTGAGTCCATTGACACactaatttccattataagagccctgctctagcgtacatatctatcgcatcttcgtgcgacaagttgttaactatttatttctctatgtCAGTGTaactaagtgttggaaatagatactttataatactgtgaatcccagtgttataccaactcaatcaccccttattatctcaacggaaatcaggggatcgaccaattcgtggtgtcgattgttataatcgtaacggggatttacgacccccgttgacgtctctcctcgcgattacgtctccccgcgattggtcgaacaaacactagcgtttaggtctagcgggtagtgtctcttcagcctgcggatctgttccgtcgtatcaagtagtccagttATTAGGgagtttcggtgtttgttgacacttttgctatatctgtcgctacattttgctatttcctctttgactgtgggtatcttgaggacGCGATATATTGTtccgttggtaacataccaaggtgcatcaattaaggatcttagcgtttgcgattggaatcgttgaagtatttcaatgttggagttacttgctgttccccatagttagattccgtaggtccagacaggttttattacggtcttgtagagggtaattttattccgtatgtttagtttggggcgtcggcccgtgagccaatagagtttttttagtttgtcctttagttgcttcgttttatctgagatgtgtttctttcacgttagtctcctgtccagggtcatgcccaggtatcggactgagTCCTTGCTAGGAATTATTGTGTGGTGGTTTTCAAGTCCTCTAGGAGTGGAAGGAGTCgattcgtgagcatcttctcgaatactTCAGACAGGGTaggtgttacgtcgcgtaacactctagaCCAAGCCACACACgccgggcaagatggcaaccagatgtcttccgatacttactgcgtaccctcaatatcCTCAAGTACCCTCCATAAATCTCcggaatttcctagtcgaggtccttcaaaccgaacaaacatctgttttcCGATTCATTTCTAAGGACcattgtctactacggcttgacaaaGGAAAGTTAGTGTTTCTAACGTacgatgcaactttcctcctactaaccactttctatcgagggcggctaagaaccttcctagtccactaactttcgtttaaccaattaacaacgaagcctatttccctcactctcttagccaaaatcgccaccaacaaatccgatggtcccgtgcgctagacacgcCCATCCtaagctttcctccgccacagcatcatctccgaacatcactgattTTCTATCCTTCgaacatccttcgaccgggtttacacccgaagatcagtcactcactcatcttATACacacgcaccagcgtaactatcttctTTACAAGTTGTTAGAATATACGGTGATTTATACTTActatacagtgttacattcattttgtgttacaccgaagttgttggaTTGTGAAAACACATGATATCCTGTTAGTAGCAGCGTTATCTTCAActtaactacccttattatcccaaaagaaataagggatcgaacgattcgcggtgtcgattagcaaatcgtaacgggaatttgcGACTCCtgttggcgcgcttcttcgagatcgtgTATCCTcgcgaacgtgcgaaaacaGTAGGAAAAAGACTAAATGGGCGATAGGAGCTAGTTTCATATATCAGTTTTCCGGgattagggatgagggtaatcagtGAGATTTTCCAGGCCTTAGGAAAGTGTAGAAGGCGGAGAATAGCGTTAAAGATCGACGTGATGAGTGGAATCCCTTttatgggaagttccttgattgctttactgcctattaggtcgtgccCTGCTGCTTTCTCGGGAtctaggcgactgattgtttctataatctctgcagaagtgaagggttcaataggaggggacatttggaagggggtgtgcaggtattcagtaatGTCCGCGGCAGCTTTGGAGGAATGAggtttgaatactttagacaagtatttagcaaacagttcggctttttctatagggctacGCGCCcttccaccttgcggacggcgaaTTGGAGGGATGGTTTGTGGGGGGCGCGTGAGTTTCCTGGaagccttccatagtgagtagttggcgtcggctgtgggggacAAACTGGCGagatatttatgaaaacagtcatttttgtcattttttatGGTTTTGGGTAGCTTTCTAAttgcgttgtttagtttgcgtttgtcatccggtattctatgggtctgccatactcttcttagtctacgtttttctgctatttttttaaatatgtaatgGGGATATTCATGTTTGCTGATAGACGTCTTTATCGGTGTGGAGAAGCGGATAGCGTTTATTATGCACGTGTTTaggtattccgtggctgctttcGATGCATTGATTGATGTAGTTccttataaagaaatattagcCCTACTACTTTCTTTTAAgcagatataaatattttagagaCATATGTTAACGAGTACTTGTATCAACATTTACGTTTAATGATGTAGTCCAACGTTACTGCTTATTTAATAGCGTATATTCAGTAAATCGTAAATCTACGAAATAATAGTTATTAGTTTCTTTTGACTTTTACTTTCTTTAACGTACTTCAAAGTCATATACATCGTCGAGGTCGCCATTcttaataattacatttagTGAATTACTTACAATTACAAGTTCCTTTTCGTTTAATAAGACAAATTATAAAGAATgcgagaaagaaggaagagaaaaagaagccCATTTGCGTGAATGTATATGTTtctatatcatataattttaccaatataaatTTAGTTCCAATTCAAGTTTTGCACTGATTAATCGCGTATCTACCGGCTTTGGTAGGTACTCGCACTGATAAATATTCGCTGATATACAGAATGGGATAcataaatctttttttttttttttttttttgtacgtggtgaaatcctcatggacactccgctgctgcaataatcgcgtaacagcagagtagtgtcggactcctaccgactaaaactccacgatgaccatcttATGCGCGTGACAGTGGTGCTCCAGgaacctcttatgaattaacttcagttgcatcCCCTTCTCGCGTTCTCTTGTTCGAGCCGGCTATTAAGTGGGCGTTAGGGGGAGGTCGTTGCCCCTAGTGCTGTCACTTCTTCTGGTCGTAGTCCGTTGGGGTGGTGGCGGGGCGGCTCTGGGTCGTCTGACTGCCATCCTTCTCCATCGTCTTATCCTGCAGGGGTGagagtttttctttctctccctttccgctCTCTCCTTCGCGAGCATAACTCGCTCGCAGAAGAGGCGGACGGCCTCGTATTCCTGTGACCCTCTCAACATCGCTTCCACAATCGCTGATGGGGTCAACGTTTCTCCTATGGCGTGCCGCAGGGTGTAGCGGGGCAGCACCCACGCCGGACAGAGCTCCAGGGTGTGCTGCGCTATGTCCCTGCCCTCTCCGCAGTGGTGGCAGATGTCTGTCGTCTCTCGCCTTATTCTCTTCAGGAACTCGCCGAACACACCGTGTCCGGTGAGTACTTGTGTCATCCTGAATGTGAGTGGGAGGCCGTGGCGGCTCCTCCATGCCTCCCAGTTTGGTAGGACCGCATCCGCGCCTCGGTGTTCGCTTCTCCCGTTGATCAGTTGGGATCGCCACAGGTTCCATGTGTCCTCCTCGGCGGTTCCTGTGTCGTTTGGAGCCGCCTGCTCGGTGGGGTCTTCTCCCGGGTGCCATTCTCTCCGGCGGGAGTATCTCTTTTTGAGCGCCAGCGCCCGCAGCTCCCACGGGAGGGACGCGGCTAGGGTGGACGCCGACGCGTGAGACACCGTCCGGTATCCCCTAATGATTCTGATGGCGGTCACTCTGTGCAGCCTTCTCAGGAGCAGAATGCTGCGACGGCTTGCCATCAGGTCGTCCGCCCATACGCGGTATACATAAATCTGAGCACCTAAATAACttcgttattaatattatgaaaaaaacTACGCAGGTGTAGCGtaataattaatcaaattattACAAAGTGTCGATCTCAAAACAGGAGATAGAGCTCTTTATTTCCACACACTTATTCAATGATTAATAATATCATGTATCGTGTATGTATCGATGTATTATGTTTGGAGTGACTGGATATTACCCTGGCGGTGGCTCCTGATGAGCAGCTATGATTAACTATCTTATCGGAGTCAAATTTACCCTGTGACACAGGGCAAGGTTATACTATTTGGTAGATAATATGTTTTCGAgaagacattttttaaatattattttaaggTCATCATCATTTATTTGTGCGACAATATACTTGTTTAATACATTCATCGATCCATCTCTATATTCCcaataaacatttaatttaacaattacTTAAACTCTAATTTGCCAAATTCAAAGTATAAAGTTCAAAGAGAACGTAAATACAAGAATAACATTACGCGTCTTTTCTTGTCTTCCATACATAGTAGAATCTTGATTATTGGAACTAATAATGATAAATGTGTTTGAATGATAGAAAACAGCTTTTTCTGTACATCAAACCAAATGCTACAAGGAAACAATTGAACGCTATATAAAACCATACGGGTTCCACAATTACTTATCGCTAAAccatattatatttcttaacacattttttaatacactCGTTTTAATAGAAGCAATTCCACCGAGTTACTTTCATTTTGTGTTTCAAGCCACGTTAGCTCCTTTTTGAGAGCTTCGCACGAGAAGGCCCAGCTTCATCGTCTATAATAGTTATGTTCACTGGATTGTCTTTAAATTCTTGAAGAACTTCTTCGACACATTTCTTCTGGACTATATTATATTGGTTCTCAATAGAAAACCAGTTAAACACATCTATTTCTTCGCACTCTTTGCATCCAGGTAAATCTATCAGCATTCCAAGTACATCGTTTATGTCAGATTCCCATTTTTCTGTGACTTCTATACTCTGCACATTTCTCACCGTCAAAAGTCTGTCCCACGAGTTTGTCAGTATTGCATCTTCGACACTTAACCAAGCATCATGTACAATGCGGCAGCAATCCCACATGGATATTTCTTTATAGACGTCTATCAGTTCTTCCTCCGTGCCGCCAACAGTTATTGGCATCGATGTTTTCAGTAATTCAATTCGGTACTTTCGCTTGAAACATGATATTATACCACGATTCATT is a window from the Bombus huntii isolate Logan2020A chromosome 6, iyBomHunt1.1, whole genome shotgun sequence genome containing:
- the LOC126866781 gene encoding uncharacterized protein LOC126866781, yielding MASRRSILLLRRLHRVTAIRIIRGYRTVSHASASTLAASLPWELRALALKKRYSRRREWHPGEDPTEQAAPNDTGTAEEDTWNLWRSQLINGRSEHRGADAVLPNWEAWRSRHGLPLTFRMTQVLTGHGVFGEFLKRIRRETTDICHHCGEGRDIAQHTLELCPAWVLPRYTLRHAIGETLTPSAIVEAMLRGSQEYEAVRLFCERVMLAKERAERERKKNSHPCRIRRWRRMAVRRPRAAPPPPQRTTTRRSDSTRGNDLPLTPT